Proteins from a genomic interval of Beijerinckia indica subsp. indica ATCC 9039:
- a CDS encoding cupredoxin domain-containing protein, whose protein sequence is MFKRGFGCHLLALIMMVASNSAGFALAEDTPTFLIEFNDGKVNPLRLEVPANQRFRIELKNSGVTPAEFESTELRKEKVLAPGSVSVLVIHTLDPGEYPFFDDFHPEAPKAVLVAK, encoded by the coding sequence GTGTTCAAGCGAGGGTTTGGTTGCCATCTTCTCGCGCTGATCATGATGGTTGCGAGCAATAGTGCGGGGTTTGCCCTTGCCGAGGATACGCCGACTTTCTTGATCGAATTCAACGACGGGAAGGTGAATCCCCTCCGTCTTGAGGTTCCGGCCAATCAGCGCTTCAGGATCGAATTGAAGAATTCCGGCGTGACACCGGCGGAATTCGAAAGCACCGAATTGCGGAAGGAAAAAGTCCTGGCGCCAGGCTCCGTCTCGGTTCTGGTGATTCATACGCTTGATCCGGGGGAATATCCCTTCTTTGACGATTTTCATCCCGAGGCGCCCAAGGCGGTGCTGGTGGCCAAATAG
- the cobD gene encoding threonine-phosphate decarboxylase CobD, translated as MAVCGHGGNLALAAELFPGAPQPWLDLSTGLNPFAYPFQMPDEHSFTRLPDLPEALEACAARAYEAPPPIQIVAAPGSQALIQALPRLHRLDGKPSPRIGILGMTYAEHALNWRAVGARVQEDMDLDALATMDVAIVVNPNNPDGRLLPPAALLDLAARLSKHGGLLIVDEAFMDFEAPETHFVPVMPENGVLVLRSFGKAYGLGGLRLGFALTGPKLAADLRAWFGPWAVSGPAIAIGRQALGDSLWLVEARKRLETMGTALDRLLCEAGFAVLGGTRLYRLVTHEKAAAWFARLGEAGIFVRRFAERPLWLRFGIPGDAPALSRLAEALKVGIR; from the coding sequence TTGGCTGTTTGCGGCCATGGTGGCAATCTGGCGCTGGCGGCAGAATTGTTCCCTGGCGCACCGCAGCCCTGGCTCGATCTTTCGACTGGTCTCAATCCCTTCGCCTATCCGTTCCAAATGCCCGATGAGCATTCGTTCACGCGCTTGCCCGACTTACCCGAAGCTCTGGAGGCTTGTGCCGCACGGGCCTATGAGGCTCCTCCCCCTATTCAGATCGTTGCCGCTCCTGGATCGCAGGCGCTGATCCAGGCTTTGCCCAGGCTCCATCGCTTGGATGGCAAGCCGAGCCCCCGGATCGGTATTCTCGGGATGACCTATGCCGAGCATGCCTTGAACTGGCGGGCGGTTGGAGCGCGGGTGCAGGAGGATATGGACTTGGATGCCCTCGCGACAATGGATGTCGCGATCGTCGTCAATCCGAATAATCCTGACGGTCGTCTCCTGCCTCCAGCCGCTCTGCTCGACTTGGCCGCGCGTCTTTCCAAGCATGGCGGTTTGCTGATTGTCGACGAGGCGTTCATGGATTTCGAGGCGCCAGAGACGCATTTTGTGCCTGTCATGCCAGAAAATGGTGTTCTCGTTCTGCGCTCTTTCGGCAAGGCCTATGGACTGGGCGGTCTGCGGCTTGGTTTCGCGTTGACCGGCCCCAAATTGGCGGCGGATTTACGGGCCTGGTTTGGACCTTGGGCTGTCTCGGGGCCTGCGATTGCCATCGGGCGACAGGCCTTGGGGGATTCTCTTTGGCTCGTCGAGGCGCGCAAACGGCTTGAGACGATGGGGACGGCCTTGGATCGTCTGCTATGTGAGGCCGGTTTTGCGGTTTTGGGGGGAACGAGACTTTATCGTCTCGTCACGCATGAAAAGGCTGCGGCCTGGTTCGCCCGGCTCGGCGAGGCTGGCATATTCGTCCGGCGTTTCGCCGAGCGCCCGCTATGGCTGCGTTTCGGTATTCCAGGCGATGCACCGGCTTTGTCGCGTCTTGCCGAGGCTTTGAAAGTGGGGATAAGATGA
- the cbiB gene encoding adenosylcobinamide-phosphate synthase CbiB, whose product MSLFPSLSHPWLLAPLALAIEAVIGYPPRLFAAIGHPVTWIGSLIAWTDRNFNRLHDSFATRRLAGFLILTALLFFVFLVASFVQDLLLHGGMPFVIGFPLLALCASSLLAQRSLHDHVQAVGDALANEGIEAGRSAVARIVGRDVTQLDEAGILRAAVESLAENFSDGIVAPAFWLALGGLPGLCLYKTINTADSMIGHRTERHEAFGFSAAKLDDVVNWPAARLAALWLCGAAALLSYTSPELSARRAFAITRRDARGHPSPNAGWPEAAMAGALGRRLGGPRAYAGTIIEDKWIGDGMAPMTQTDLGRALTLYRLACFLNGAGLTLLCLVIALA is encoded by the coding sequence ATGTCCCTGTTCCCTTCTCTCTCTCATCCTTGGCTGCTCGCCCCACTCGCCCTCGCGATCGAAGCCGTGATCGGCTATCCGCCGCGCTTGTTCGCGGCCATCGGTCATCCGGTCACCTGGATCGGTTCCCTCATCGCCTGGACCGACCGGAATTTCAATCGCCTTCACGATTCCTTCGCAACCCGTCGATTGGCAGGCTTTCTCATTCTCACTGCCCTGCTCTTTTTTGTCTTTCTTGTCGCTTCATTCGTGCAAGACCTGTTGTTGCATGGTGGGATGCCCTTCGTCATCGGCTTTCCCCTCCTCGCATTGTGCGCGTCGAGCCTTCTCGCGCAGCGCAGTCTGCATGACCATGTTCAAGCCGTGGGAGACGCTTTGGCGAATGAGGGCATCGAGGCCGGGCGCAGTGCGGTTGCGCGAATCGTCGGACGTGATGTCACACAGCTCGACGAGGCCGGTATTTTGCGCGCGGCGGTGGAGAGTCTTGCCGAGAATTTTTCTGACGGGATCGTCGCGCCCGCGTTCTGGCTGGCGCTCGGCGGGTTGCCGGGCCTTTGCCTCTACAAGACGATCAATACCGCCGACAGCATGATTGGCCATCGCACGGAGCGTCATGAAGCCTTCGGCTTCTCGGCAGCCAAATTGGATGATGTCGTCAATTGGCCGGCGGCGCGCCTCGCCGCGCTCTGGCTCTGCGGCGCGGCAGCATTGTTATCATACACCTCACCGGAATTGTCCGCCCGCCGGGCCTTCGCCATCACGCGGCGCGACGCACGGGGCCATCCCTCTCCCAATGCCGGCTGGCCGGAAGCCGCCATGGCAGGCGCGCTCGGCCGCAGGCTCGGTGGCCCCCGCGCCTATGCTGGCACAATCATCGAGGATAAATGGATCGGCGATGGCATGGCACCGATGACACAGACCGATCTCGGCCGGGCACTCACGCTTTATCGTCTGGCCTGTTTCCTCAATGGCGCTGGTCTCACCCTCCTTTGCCTGGTCATCGCGCTAGCGTAA
- a CDS encoding 4Fe-4S binding protein has translation MAASLSSVGSGERRDESTLSPSMPPLVRQSFAHGLGEWLRRHQRMIQTTQWGVVLVYLVLVAVPAFLPLPDRTAHVWNNLTVFAQFAFWGLWWPFVLLSMVLVGRTWCGVFCPEGALTEAVSRVGLGLSVPRWIKWKGWPFVAFVCTTVYGQMLSIYQYPMPVLLILGGSTAGAMAVGALYGRNKRVWCRYLCPVNGVFGLLAKLAPVHFKVDQDAWADSQKNGDAGIRALNCAPLVPIRTMRGAADCHMCGRCSDFRGAVSYSLRSPAEEIVDVAGQTAKPWETMLIVFGLMGVAVGAFHWTASPWYVDMKEAVATWLIDHSILWPLQIEPPWWILTHYPDLNDSMTLLDGAVLLFYIFATALVLGGAISLCLAVGTLCLGGWSSARFHHLAQSLVPMAGCGVFLGLSATTVTLLKAEGITIASLSLLRGGLLLGAFLWVVWLAFAISGRETGHIIRRMGATLALAGAAGVGVASWVVMFWIW, from the coding sequence ATGGCGGCGTCTTTGAGTTCAGTTGGATCGGGTGAGCGGCGGGATGAGTCCACCCTCTCGCCCAGCATGCCTCCCCTGGTCCGGCAAAGCTTCGCGCATGGTCTTGGCGAATGGCTGCGGCGCCACCAGCGGATGATTCAAACCACGCAATGGGGTGTGGTTCTTGTCTATCTCGTCCTCGTTGCCGTCCCGGCCTTTTTGCCTTTGCCGGATCGCACCGCTCATGTCTGGAACAATCTGACCGTCTTCGCTCAATTCGCTTTCTGGGGTCTGTGGTGGCCCTTCGTTCTCCTCAGCATGGTGCTTGTCGGGCGCACCTGGTGCGGCGTCTTTTGTCCCGAGGGCGCCCTGACGGAAGCTGTGAGCCGGGTCGGTCTCGGCCTTTCCGTGCCGCGCTGGATCAAATGGAAAGGCTGGCCATTCGTCGCCTTCGTTTGCACCACTGTCTATGGCCAGATGCTCAGCATCTACCAATATCCCATGCCCGTATTGCTCATTCTCGGAGGCTCGACGGCTGGAGCCATGGCGGTTGGCGCTCTTTACGGCCGCAATAAACGGGTTTGGTGCCGCTATCTCTGTCCCGTCAATGGTGTGTTCGGCCTCCTCGCCAAACTGGCTCCGGTCCATTTCAAGGTCGATCAGGATGCCTGGGCGGACTCGCAGAAAAATGGCGATGCCGGCATTCGGGCTTTGAATTGCGCTCCCCTTGTCCCGATCCGCACCATGCGGGGCGCTGCCGATTGTCATATGTGTGGCCGCTGCAGTGATTTTCGTGGCGCCGTTTCCTACAGTCTGCGTTCGCCGGCGGAGGAAATTGTCGATGTCGCGGGCCAGACCGCCAAACCTTGGGAGACGATGCTGATCGTCTTCGGCCTGATGGGGGTCGCTGTTGGCGCCTTCCACTGGACCGCGAGCCCCTGGTATGTCGACATGAAGGAAGCCGTGGCGACCTGGCTGATCGATCATTCGATCCTCTGGCCGTTGCAGATCGAGCCTCCGTGGTGGATTCTCACGCATTATCCCGATCTCAACGACAGCATGACCCTGCTCGATGGGGCGGTGCTGCTCTTTTATATATTCGCCACCGCCTTGGTGCTCGGCGGTGCGATTTCACTCTGCCTCGCGGTCGGAACGCTCTGTCTTGGGGGCTGGTCCTCGGCGCGCTTCCATCATCTTGCCCAAAGCCTGGTCCCCATGGCAGGTTGCGGTGTTTTTCTCGGTCTCAGCGCCACGACCGTGACTTTGCTCAAGGCCGAGGGCATCACCATTGCCTCTCTCTCGCTGTTGCGAGGCGGTCTGTTGCTTGGGGCCTTCCTTTGGGTTGTCTGGCTGGCCTTTGCGATCAGCGGCCGTGAAACGGGCCACATAATTCGCCGCATGGGCGCGACCCTCGCGCTGGCCGGCGCGGCGGGCGTCGGTGTCGCGAGCTGGGTCGTGATGTTCTGGATCTGGTAA
- a CDS encoding iron transporter produces the protein MMRPNWRRSAGFLWVLLALTSTNVLAKEYPVGQPQQREGMELAAVYLQPIEMDPPNMMAPAKESDIHLEADIKAAKDNRNGFAEGDWIPYLAVDYEVIKLDDKQTKKGVFMPMVANDGPHYGDNVKLMGPGKYRLVLHIAPPGGEGHEHFGRHVDKETGVGDWFKPFSVEYDFTYAGIGKKGGY, from the coding sequence ATGATGCGGCCGAACTGGAGACGAAGCGCGGGATTTTTATGGGTTCTTCTGGCGCTGACGTCGACAAATGTCCTTGCGAAGGAATATCCAGTCGGACAGCCGCAGCAGCGCGAAGGCATGGAACTCGCCGCCGTCTATTTGCAGCCGATCGAAATGGATCCGCCGAATATGATGGCACCCGCCAAGGAGAGCGACATTCATCTCGAAGCCGATATCAAGGCTGCGAAGGACAATCGTAACGGCTTTGCAGAAGGCGATTGGATTCCTTATCTCGCGGTCGATTATGAAGTGATCAAGCTCGACGACAAGCAGACGAAGAAGGGCGTCTTCATGCCCATGGTGGCCAATGACGGCCCGCATTATGGCGATAATGTCAAGCTGATGGGGCCGGGCAAATATCGGCTCGTCCTGCATATTGCGCCGCCCGGTGGCGAGGGCCACGAACATTTTGGCCGTCATGTCGACAAGGAAACGGGTGTCGGAGACTGGTTCAAACCTTTCTCCGTTGAATATGATTTCACTTATGCCGGCATCGGCAAAAAGGGTGGATATTGA